In the genome of Terriglobia bacterium, one region contains:
- a CDS encoding alpha/beta fold hydrolase, translating to MREPVLACGGVEREVFSPARWLPGRHLRTFVPSLMAAPRPDGLDEILDVSVGEGSAVRVLLNHPAGAARGTLLLVHGLGGSADSPYVRRTACLALARGWVVARMNLRNCGGTEALARTLYNGGQWNDVGRVLEDLDAAALPRPIAAAGFSLGGNLVLLFAGRAAEGSAADAVAGVNPPVDLDACCHALERPSNFPYQVHFSRLLCGQIRRVRSVRPLPGPEATFWRVRTVRRFDRFFTAPDAGYRSAEAYYAASSAGPHLTSVRVPALILSAADDPFVPVETFAPYRSAPGARLSFAHPAKGGHLGYWQSHEPRFWAGKAVLDFFEDVLRF from the coding sequence ATGCGCGAACCTGTGCTAGCTTGCGGCGGCGTGGAGCGAGAGGTCTTCTCACCCGCGCGGTGGCTCCCCGGCCGGCATCTTCGGACCTTCGTCCCTTCCCTGATGGCGGCGCCGCGTCCGGACGGCCTGGACGAGATCCTCGACGTTTCCGTCGGGGAGGGGAGCGCGGTCCGCGTCCTTCTCAACCACCCCGCCGGAGCGGCGCGAGGGACCTTGCTGTTGGTCCACGGGCTAGGGGGGAGCGCCGACTCGCCGTACGTCCGGCGCACCGCCTGTCTCGCGCTCGCCCGCGGATGGGTCGTCGCCCGAATGAACCTCCGGAACTGCGGCGGGACCGAGGCGCTCGCCAGGACGCTCTACAACGGGGGACAGTGGAACGACGTGGGGCGGGTCCTCGAGGACCTCGACGCGGCCGCGCTGCCGCGACCCATCGCCGCGGCCGGGTTCTCTCTTGGCGGGAACCTGGTGCTGCTCTTCGCCGGGCGCGCCGCGGAGGGGAGCGCCGCCGACGCGGTGGCGGGAGTGAACCCGCCGGTGGACCTCGACGCATGCTGCCACGCGCTCGAGCGACCCTCGAACTTCCCGTACCAGGTGCACTTCAGCCGCCTCCTCTGCGGCCAGATCCGGCGGGTCCGGAGCGTCCGGCCGCTCCCGGGACCCGAGGCGACTTTCTGGCGCGTTCGCACGGTGCGACGCTTCGACCGGTTCTTCACGGCGCCGGACGCGGGCTACCGGTCGGCCGAGGCGTACTACGCGGCGTCCAGCGCAGGACCGCACCTGACGTCGGTGCGAGTCCCGGCCCTGATCCTCTCCGCGGCCGACGACCCGTTCGTGCCCGTCGAGACCTTCGCGCCCTATCGGAGCGCGCCCGGTGCCCGGCTCTCGTTCGCACACCCTGCGAAGGGCGGCCACCTCGGGTACTGGCAATCGCACGAGCCGCGGTTCTGGGCGGGGAAAGCGGTCCTCGATTTCTTCGAGGACGTCCTGCGTTTCTAG
- a CDS encoding DUF948 domain-containing protein: MSVIEIFVVVAVILLAVLVGVAIPPLLQLRSTLKSLEVFLDDTRPRLRATLDQANEAAGRVNRAAAGIEEGVVRIRGTVEAVASLGETLRSVQGALRKTAAVASAIGPALAAGIRVFWPTGDETEPPAADSSAGGEREADDPARPSVEAP; encoded by the coding sequence ATGAGCGTGATCGAGATCTTCGTCGTCGTCGCCGTCATCCTCCTGGCCGTGCTCGTGGGCGTGGCCATCCCCCCGCTTCTCCAGCTCCGATCCACGTTGAAGAGCCTCGAGGTGTTCCTGGACGACACGCGGCCGAGGCTCCGGGCGACGCTCGATCAGGCGAACGAAGCCGCGGGCCGGGTCAACAGGGCCGCCGCCGGGATCGAGGAGGGCGTCGTCAGGATCCGGGGAACCGTCGAGGCGGTTGCCTCGCTCGGGGAGACGCTCCGGAGCGTTCAGGGCGCCCTTCGGAAGACGGCTGCCGTTGCGAGCGCGATCGGGCCAGCGCTCGCGGCGGGGATCCGTGTGTTCTGGCCCACGGGGGACGAAACCGAACCCCCTGCCGCGGATTCCTCCGCCGGCGGGGAGCGGGAGGCGGACGACCCGGCGCGTCCGTCCGTGGAGGCACCATGA
- a CDS encoding YtxH domain-containing protein: MSDSSRYGGAHLLVAFLAGAAAGAAVAYLTAPGSGRETREQLKGWAGDARAKAVRVPHAFREAYAKAAEAAKAAFVEALRDSGGADPTG; the protein is encoded by the coding sequence ATGAGCGATTCGAGCCGATACGGTGGTGCGCATCTCCTGGTCGCGTTTCTCGCGGGGGCGGCGGCGGGCGCCGCGGTCGCGTACCTGACCGCGCCCGGGTCGGGTCGCGAGACCCGCGAGCAGTTGAAAGGCTGGGCCGGCGACGCGCGCGCGAAGGCCGTGCGCGTTCCCCACGCGTTTCGGGAGGCGTACGCGAAGGCCGCCGAGGCGGCCAAGGCGGCGTTCGTCGAGGCGCTCCGCGATTCCGGGGGGGCCGACCCGACCGGCTAG